Proteins encoded by one window of Bradyrhizobium sp. B097:
- a CDS encoding thiamine phosphate synthase, translating into MPYPDPFYPVVDSINWVERLTKLGVGTIQLRAKELDDAEALQIVTDALAVTKGTGTKLVVNDYWRAAIVAGAEHLHLGQEDLADADLSEIRKAKLTLGVSTHDDAELATALAAKPDYVALGPIFFTTLKSMRFAPQGIPKITEWKKRIGAIPLVAIGGIKFEHAAEIFAAGADSIAVVSDVTQNADPDARVRQWLGIRAEAA; encoded by the coding sequence ATGCCGTATCCTGATCCGTTCTATCCCGTCGTCGACAGCATCAACTGGGTCGAGCGACTGACCAAGCTCGGCGTCGGCACCATCCAGCTCCGCGCCAAAGAGCTCGACGATGCCGAAGCGTTGCAGATCGTCACCGACGCGCTCGCCGTGACCAAGGGCACGGGCACAAAACTCGTCGTCAACGATTACTGGCGCGCGGCGATCGTCGCGGGCGCCGAGCATCTGCATCTCGGCCAGGAAGACCTTGCCGACGCCGACCTCTCTGAAATCCGCAAAGCAAAACTCACGCTCGGCGTCTCCACCCATGATGATGCCGAGCTCGCCACCGCGCTCGCGGCGAAACCCGACTATGTCGCGCTCGGCCCGATCTTCTTCACCACGCTGAAGTCGATGCGGTTCGCGCCGCAGGGCATACCGAAGATCACCGAGTGGAAGAAGCGGATCGGCGCGATCCCCCTTGTCGCGATCGGCGGCATCAAGTTCGAGCACGCCGCCGAGATCTTCGCCGCCGGCGCCGATTCGATCGCCGTCGTCAGCGACGTCACCCAGAACGCCGACCCCGACGCGCGGGTGCGGCAATGGCTCGGCATCCGTGCGGAGGCCGCGTGA
- the thiC gene encoding phosphomethylpyrimidine synthase ThiC: protein MNIRSNPDTTLPAVTTGSLPSSRKIFATPEAAPDIRVPLREIILSEGAGEPNLPVYDTSGPYTDPAVTIDVNTGLPRNRLAWVKERGGVEEYVGRDIKPEDNGNVGASHAAKAFTAHHKPLRGLDGHKITQLEFARAGIITKEMIYVAERENLGRKQQLERAEAALADGESFGASVPAFITPEFVRSEIARGRAIIPSNINHAELEPMIIGRNFLTKINANIGNSAVTSSVEEEVDKMVWAIRWGADTVMDLSTGRNIHTTREWILRNSPVPIGTVPIYQALEKCEGDPVKLTWELYKDTLIEQCEQGVDYFTIHAGVRLSYIHLTANRVTGIVSRGGSIMAKWCLAHHKESFLYTHFDEICDLMRKYDVSFSLGDGLRPGSIADANDRAQFAELETLGELTKIAWDKGCQVMIEGPGHVPMHKIKINMDKQLKECGEAPFYTLGPLTTDIAPGYDHITSGIGAAMIGWFGCAMLCYVTPKEHLGLPDRNDVKVGVITYKIAAHASDLAKGHPAAQLRDDALSRARFDFRWQDQFNLGLDPETAKNFHDETLPKEAHKVAHFCSMCGPKFCSMKITQDVRDYAATLNDPTGVGASISGTIEDGMATMSAKFKEMGENLYLDAEKVKESNRVL from the coding sequence ATGAACATCCGCTCCAACCCCGACACCACGCTCCCCGCCGTCACCACCGGCTCGCTGCCCTCATCGCGCAAGATCTTTGCGACGCCGGAGGCCGCACCCGACATCCGCGTGCCGCTGCGCGAGATCATCCTCTCCGAAGGCGCCGGCGAGCCGAACCTGCCGGTCTATGACACCTCCGGCCCCTACACCGATCCGGCCGTGACGATCGACGTCAACACCGGCCTGCCGCGCAATCGCCTTGCCTGGGTCAAGGAGCGCGGCGGCGTCGAGGAGTATGTCGGCCGCGACATCAAGCCGGAGGACAACGGCAATGTCGGCGCCTCGCACGCCGCAAAGGCCTTCACCGCGCATCACAAGCCCTTGCGCGGCCTCGACGGCCACAAGATCACCCAGCTCGAATTCGCCCGCGCCGGCATCATCACCAAGGAGATGATCTACGTCGCCGAGCGCGAGAATCTCGGCCGCAAGCAGCAGCTCGAGCGCGCGGAAGCCGCCCTCGCCGACGGCGAAAGCTTCGGAGCGTCGGTGCCCGCCTTCATCACGCCGGAATTCGTCCGCAGCGAGATCGCGCGCGGCCGCGCCATCATCCCATCGAACATCAACCATGCCGAGCTCGAGCCGATGATCATCGGCCGCAACTTCCTCACCAAGATCAACGCCAATATCGGCAACTCGGCGGTGACCTCCTCGGTCGAGGAAGAGGTCGACAAGATGGTGTGGGCGATCCGCTGGGGCGCCGACACCGTGATGGACCTCTCGACGGGGCGCAACATCCACACCACCCGCGAATGGATTTTGCGCAACTCGCCGGTGCCGATCGGCACCGTGCCGATCTACCAGGCGCTGGAGAAGTGCGAAGGCGATCCCGTCAAGCTGACCTGGGAGCTCTACAAGGACACCTTGATCGAGCAGTGCGAACAGGGCGTCGACTACTTCACGATCCACGCCGGCGTGCGGCTGTCCTACATCCACCTCACCGCGAACCGCGTCACCGGCATCGTCTCGCGCGGCGGCTCGATCATGGCGAAGTGGTGCCTCGCGCATCACAAGGAGAGCTTCCTCTACACCCATTTCGACGAGATCTGCGACCTCATGCGCAAGTATGACGTCTCGTTCTCGCTCGGCGACGGCCTGCGCCCGGGCTCGATCGCCGACGCCAACGACCGCGCGCAGTTTGCCGAACTGGAGACGCTCGGCGAGCTGACGAAGATCGCGTGGGACAAGGGCTGCCAGGTCATGATCGAGGGCCCCGGCCACGTGCCGATGCACAAGATCAAGATCAACATGGACAAGCAGCTCAAGGAATGCGGTGAGGCGCCCTTCTATACGTTGGGCCCGCTGACGACCGACATCGCGCCGGGCTATGACCACATCACCTCGGGTATTGGCGCGGCGATGATCGGCTGGTTCGGCTGCGCGATGCTGTGCTACGTCACGCCGAAGGAGCATCTGGGCCTGCCCGACCGCAACGACGTCAAGGTCGGCGTCATCACCTACAAGATCGCCGCCCACGCGTCTGACCTGGCCAAGGGCCACCCCGCCGCGCAGCTCCGCGACGACGCGCTCTCCCGCGCCCGCTTCGACTTCCGCTGGCAGGACCAGTTCAACCTCGGCCTCGACCCCGAGACCGCGAAGAACTTCCACGACGAGACCCTGCCGAAGGAAGCCCACAAGGTCGCGCATTTCTGCTCGATGTGCGGCCCGAAGTTCTGCTCGATGAAGATCACCCAGGACGTCCGCGACTACGCCGCGACGCTCAACGATCCCACCGGCGTCGGGGCGTCGATCTCAGGCACCATCGAGGACGGCATGGCGACGATGAGCGCCAAGTTCAAGGAGATGGGCGAGAACCTGTATCTCGATGCGGAGAAGGTGAAGGAGAGCAATCGGGTGCTGTGA
- a CDS encoding FAD-dependent oxidoreductase: protein MYQTSRLRGDSPVSIIGAGITGAWHALLLAEAGRAVTLHERSDAAMTQSTSYFAGGMLAPWCEAEASEPVISRLGIRSLDLWRQHFPETAFNGSLVVAHPRDRADFERFARLTSGYRRLDAEGVRELEPSLEGRFRDGLFYPDEGHVEPRRVLPRLHAAIAKAGGAIKFGSDAEADDLDGLVIDCRGLAGRDREPSLRGVKGEMIVIETAEVELLRPVRLIHPRWPLYVIPRGDGRFMLGATSIEAEDNGVSVRSALELLGAAYVVHPAFGEARIVEFGAGLRPAFPDNLPKIRIEQERITVNGLYRHGFLLAPALAELTLAFLARGEIDNEVMQCA from the coding sequence ATGTATCAGACGTCACGACTGCGGGGGGATTCCCCCGTCTCCATCATCGGCGCAGGCATAACCGGCGCCTGGCATGCGTTGTTGCTCGCGGAGGCCGGACGTGCCGTCACCCTGCATGAGCGCAGTGACGCTGCGATGACGCAATCCACAAGCTACTTCGCCGGCGGCATGCTGGCGCCCTGGTGCGAGGCGGAGGCCTCCGAGCCGGTGATCTCGCGGCTCGGCATTCGCTCGCTCGACCTGTGGCGGCAGCATTTTCCGGAAACGGCGTTCAACGGCTCGCTGGTGGTGGCGCATCCGCGCGACCGCGCCGATTTCGAGCGCTTTGCGCGCCTCACGTCAGGTTATCGCCGGCTCGATGCCGAGGGCGTCCGCGAACTCGAGCCGTCGCTCGAGGGCCGCTTCCGTGACGGTCTGTTCTATCCCGACGAGGGCCATGTCGAGCCGCGCCGCGTGCTGCCGCGGCTGCATGCGGCGATCGCCAAGGCCGGCGGCGCCATCAAGTTCGGCAGCGACGCCGAGGCTGACGATCTCGACGGCCTCGTGATCGACTGCCGCGGGCTTGCCGGGCGCGACCGCGAGCCGAGCCTGCGCGGCGTCAAGGGCGAGATGATCGTCATCGAGACCGCGGAGGTCGAATTGTTGCGCCCGGTGCGGCTGATCCATCCGCGCTGGCCGCTTTACGTGATCCCGCGCGGCGACGGCCGCTTCATGCTTGGCGCGACCTCGATCGAGGCCGAGGACAACGGCGTCAGCGTGCGCTCGGCGCTGGAACTGTTAGGGGCCGCCTATGTGGTGCATCCGGCGTTCGGCGAGGCGCGCATCGTCGAGTTCGGCGCCGGCCTGCGCCCGGCCTTCCCCGACAATCTGCCCAAAATCAGGATCGAGCAGGAACGCATCACGGTGAACGGACTCTACCGTCACGGCTTCCTGCTCGCGCCGGCGCTGGCCGAGCTGACGCTCGCCTTTCTCGCACGCGGCGAAATCGACAATGAGGTGATGCAATGCGCGTGA
- a CDS encoding phosphohydrolase, producing MTREELVAAYTAPGRHYHNLAHIEDCLAALARVDGLSAAEREILSEAIWWHDVVYDPTRPDNEERSAQLAEQHVRAGIGDEVGRLIRLTKTHDVEVDDRLGAILISIDLSILGAEPARYDAYAAAIRQEFIHVGDADYRAGRAKVLRHFAARQVIFPDAGFAATHDRRARDNLAREIAALG from the coding sequence ATGACCCGCGAAGAATTGGTCGCCGCCTACACGGCGCCTGGACGTCACTATCACAACCTCGCGCATATCGAGGACTGCCTCGCGGCGCTCGCGCGCGTCGACGGCCTCTCGGCGGCCGAGCGCGAGATCCTGTCGGAAGCGATCTGGTGGCACGATGTCGTCTACGATCCGACCCGGCCGGACAATGAGGAGCGCAGCGCGCAGCTCGCCGAGCAGCACGTTCGCGCCGGGATCGGCGACGAGGTCGGCCGCCTGATCCGTTTGACGAAGACGCATGATGTTGAGGTCGATGATCGTCTCGGCGCGATCTTGATCTCGATCGATCTCAGCATTCTCGGCGCCGAGCCCGCGCGCTACGATGCTTATGCCGCGGCGATCCGGCAGGAGTTCATCCATGTCGGCGATGCCGACTATCGCGCCGGCCGCGCCAAGGTGCTTCGCCACTTTGCTGCACGCCAGGTGATCTTCCCCGATGCCGGTTTCGCCGCGACCCACGACCGCCGCGCCCGCGACAACCTCGCGCGTGAGATCGCGGCGCTGGGGTGA
- a CDS encoding VOC family protein, with product MIDHVYISVTNIEKSLAFYSEALKPLGWKVFGNYDSASGPEGVPDLYGIVDDMYGSGKAVGSSIWLRQRKPGETGLYLGIVCDTNELVDAAYTAAIKAGGIDEGKPADRTYFAPGYYAANVADFDGNRLEFVHKAWSPKRSIWQQIGASA from the coding sequence ATGATCGACCACGTCTACATCTCCGTCACCAACATCGAGAAGTCACTGGCCTTCTACTCTGAAGCCTTGAAGCCGCTCGGCTGGAAGGTCTTCGGCAACTACGACTCCGCTTCGGGCCCCGAGGGCGTCCCCGATCTTTACGGCATCGTTGACGATATGTACGGCAGCGGAAAGGCGGTCGGATCGAGCATCTGGCTTCGGCAACGCAAACCCGGCGAGACCGGGCTGTATCTCGGGATTGTCTGCGACACCAATGAGCTCGTCGACGCCGCCTACACAGCTGCAATCAAGGCTGGCGGCATCGACGAGGGCAAACCAGCAGATCGCACCTACTTCGCCCCTGGCTACTACGCCGCCAACGTCGCCGACTTCGACGGCAATCGTCTTGAGTTCGTGCACAAGGCGTGGAGTCCCAAGCGGAGCATATGGCAGCAGATTGGAGCGTCGGCGTAG
- a CDS encoding YeeE/YedE thiosulfate transporter family protein has protein sequence MHDFTPLSGLLGGALIGLAAALLMLLTGRIAGVTGIVGGLLQPDTADRAWRIAFIAGLIAAPLIAALFGAPLPRPAMNASLVVIAIAGLLVGFGTRMGNGCTSGHGVCGFARLSGRSIVATFIFMTAAVATVAVVRHGIGG, from the coding sequence ATGCACGATTTCACCCCACTTTCCGGCCTTCTCGGCGGCGCCCTGATCGGCCTTGCCGCGGCGCTGCTGATGCTGCTGACCGGGCGGATCGCCGGCGTCACCGGCATCGTCGGCGGGCTGCTTCAGCCCGATACCGCCGACCGCGCCTGGCGCATCGCCTTTATTGCAGGGTTGATCGCGGCGCCCCTGATTGCGGCATTGTTCGGCGCGCCGCTGCCGCGGCCTGCGATGAATGCGAGCCTTGTGGTGATCGCGATCGCGGGCCTTCTGGTCGGGTTCGGCACAAGGATGGGCAATGGCTGCACCTCAGGCCACGGCGTCTGCGGCTTCGCGCGGCTGTCCGGCCGCTCGATCGTGGCGACGTTCATCTTCATGACGGCGGCGGTCGCGACGGTTGCCGTCGTCAGGCACGGGATCGGAGGCTAG
- a CDS encoding LysR family transcriptional regulator: protein MQELDWDDLRYVLSLARTRRISGAAKKLGVNATTVARRIARVEELLRARLFEHNAGILTPTNCGQIVISRAERIELDVDAVKESVTNADRVEAGKVRVTAMPLLLNHILIPALPAFLRSHGRLQIELAADPRNLSVTNREADIALRMARPDSECRLVARRVAMFDYAVYATSNVNHALPWITYDATWSHLPHTRWMAKAMASDPESEASVRVNDSDLALHAVRAGLGRSLLPCRIADEIPELYRLSGARPVLSREMWLIVHPDLKHLARVRAVMSWIEQVMT, encoded by the coding sequence ATGCAGGAGCTCGATTGGGACGATCTGCGATACGTTCTCTCCCTGGCGCGCACGCGCCGCATCTCGGGCGCGGCGAAGAAACTTGGCGTCAATGCAACCACGGTCGCTCGGCGCATTGCGCGTGTTGAAGAGCTGTTGAGAGCGCGTTTGTTTGAGCACAACGCAGGTATTCTGACGCCGACCAACTGCGGCCAAATCGTCATCAGCCGAGCCGAGCGCATCGAGCTTGATGTCGACGCGGTCAAAGAGAGCGTGACGAATGCCGACAGGGTTGAAGCCGGCAAAGTGCGCGTGACGGCAATGCCGCTGCTGCTAAACCATATTCTGATCCCCGCACTTCCGGCTTTCTTGCGATCGCACGGACGGTTGCAGATCGAACTTGCCGCCGACCCCCGCAATCTCAGTGTAACGAACCGCGAGGCCGACATCGCCTTGCGCATGGCGCGACCGGATAGCGAGTGTCGCCTGGTCGCGCGTCGGGTCGCCATGTTCGATTACGCTGTGTACGCTACATCGAACGTGAACCATGCTTTGCCTTGGATTACATATGACGCCACGTGGTCTCACTTGCCGCACACGCGTTGGATGGCGAAAGCGATGGCGTCGGATCCGGAATCGGAAGCATCTGTTAGGGTCAATGACTCGGACTTGGCCCTCCATGCGGTCCGTGCCGGTTTGGGCCGATCGCTGCTGCCCTGCCGCATAGCGGATGAGATTCCTGAGCTGTATCGTTTGAGCGGCGCAAGGCCTGTTCTCTCTCGCGAAATGTGGCTGATCGTCCATCCCGACCTCAAGCATTTGGCGCGCGTCAGAGCGGTGATGTCATGGATCGAGCAGGTCATGACCTAG
- a CDS encoding lytic transglycosylase domain-containing protein yields the protein MKTLQSLSCLAAAIAVLASCAGAHAQSRAQYEAMVAAEAQANLVPEELVHRVIVRESKYHPQLIGRGGAIGMMQIKLATARGVGYTGTAEGLRDAATNLKYGVKYLAGAYRAANGDFDRAVRYFAGGYYYVAKRQRGGHLKEAMHGGAGAPPKELAKQEQMSAETAEPKPEQAPK from the coding sequence ATGAAGACCCTTCAGAGCCTTAGCTGCCTTGCCGCCGCGATCGCGGTGCTGGCGTCCTGCGCCGGTGCGCATGCACAATCGCGGGCGCAATATGAGGCGATGGTGGCGGCGGAGGCCCAGGCCAACCTGGTGCCGGAAGAGCTGGTGCATCGCGTCATCGTGCGCGAGAGCAAGTACCATCCGCAGCTGATCGGGCGCGGCGGCGCCATCGGGATGATGCAGATCAAGCTCGCGACCGCCCGCGGGGTCGGCTACACCGGTACCGCCGAAGGTCTGCGCGACGCCGCGACCAACCTCAAATACGGCGTCAAATACCTCGCGGGCGCCTATCGCGCCGCCAATGGGGATTTCGACCGAGCCGTGCGTTATTTCGCGGGCGGCTATTACTACGTCGCAAAGCGGCAGCGCGGCGGTCACCTCAAGGAGGCGATGCATGGCGGCGCGGGTGCGCCGCCGAAGGAGCTCGCCAAGCAAGAGCAAATGTCGGCCGAGACCGCCGAGCCGAAGCCTGAACAGGCTCCCAAATAG
- a CDS encoding mismatch-specific DNA-glycosylase has protein sequence MPDSDDHRLPDQLRADLRLVFVGTAASTRSAAVGHYYAHPGNRFWRALHEAGITPRLYRPHEFTALLGLGIGFTDLSKTGAGMDHEIARGSFDVAGFRTKIEMVRPKTIAFTSKKAASLFYDKPTSALVLGRQPAVSGFPDVFVLPSPSGAASGHWTLQPWRELAQWIAES, from the coding sequence ATGCCTGACAGCGACGATCACCGCCTCCCCGACCAGCTCCGCGCCGATCTGCGGCTGGTGTTCGTCGGCACGGCGGCCAGCACGCGCTCCGCCGCCGTCGGACATTACTACGCGCATCCCGGCAACCGCTTCTGGCGCGCGCTGCATGAGGCCGGCATCACGCCGCGGCTTTATCGACCCCACGAGTTCACGGCACTGCTCGGACTCGGCATCGGCTTCACCGATCTCTCCAAGACCGGCGCCGGGATGGATCATGAGATCGCGCGGGGCTCGTTCGATGTCGCGGGCTTCAGGACGAAGATCGAGATGGTTCGGCCGAAGACCATCGCTTTCACCAGCAAGAAGGCGGCGAGCCTGTTTTACGACAAGCCGACCAGCGCGCTTGTGCTCGGGCGGCAGCCGGCCGTGAGCGGTTTTCCAGATGTGTTCGTGCTGCCGTCGCCATCGGGTGCGGCGTCCGGACACTGGACGTTGCAGCCGTGGCGTGAATTGGCGCAGTGGATCGCGGAATCGTAG
- the thiS gene encoding sulfur carrier protein ThiS, with the protein MRVIVNGEQREIAASSVDALLAELDYEGTHFAIAVNYDVVPKGRWAETHLKAGDEIEIITPRQGG; encoded by the coding sequence ATGCGCGTGATCGTCAACGGTGAGCAGCGGGAGATCGCGGCTTCCAGCGTCGATGCGCTGCTCGCCGAGCTCGACTACGAGGGCACGCATTTTGCGATCGCAGTGAATTACGACGTGGTGCCGAAGGGCCGCTGGGCCGAGACCCATCTCAAGGCCGGCGACGAGATCGAGATCATCACGCCGCGGCAGGGAGGGTGA
- a CDS encoding thiazole synthase, with protein MVTFYGKSFPSRLLIGTALYPSPAIMQNAIRASGASIVTVSLRREAAGGKTGDAFWALIRELGVTVLPNTAGCRSVREAVTTAKLARELFGTPWIKLEVIADNDTLQPDVVGLVEAATILIKDGFEVFPYCTEDFSVAARLVEAGCKVVMPWAAPIGSAKGITNRDALKLLRDRLPDITLVVDAGLGAPSHAAEALELGYDAVLLNTAVAKAADPVAMAGAFRLGVEAGRTAYEAGLMEARDFASPSTPVVGTPFWHAVS; from the coding sequence ATGGTCACCTTCTACGGCAAATCCTTCCCGTCACGCCTCCTGATCGGCACGGCGCTGTATCCGTCACCTGCGATCATGCAGAACGCGATCCGCGCCTCCGGCGCCAGCATCGTCACGGTGTCGCTGCGGCGCGAGGCGGCCGGCGGCAAGACCGGCGATGCGTTCTGGGCGCTGATCCGCGAGCTCGGCGTCACCGTGCTGCCGAACACCGCGGGCTGCCGCAGCGTGCGCGAGGCGGTGACCACCGCAAAGCTCGCGCGCGAATTGTTCGGCACGCCCTGGATCAAGCTCGAGGTGATCGCCGACAACGACACGCTGCAACCCGACGTGGTCGGCCTGGTCGAGGCCGCCACCATCCTGATCAAGGACGGCTTCGAGGTGTTCCCCTATTGCACCGAGGACTTCTCGGTCGCCGCGCGGCTGGTCGAGGCCGGCTGCAAGGTGGTGATGCCGTGGGCCGCGCCAATAGGAAGTGCAAAAGGCATCACCAACCGCGACGCGCTGAAACTGCTGCGCGACCGCCTGCCCGACATCACGCTGGTGGTCGATGCCGGCTTGGGTGCGCCGTCGCATGCGGCCGAAGCGCTCGAGCTCGGCTACGACGCCGTGTTGCTCAACACTGCGGTGGCGAAGGCCGCCGATCCGGTTGCGATGGCGGGCGCCTTCCGCCTCGGCGTCGAGGCCGGCCGCACCGCCTATGAAGCCGGGCTGATGGAAGCCCGCGACTTCGCCTCCCCCTCCACCCCTGTCGTTGGGACCCCGTTCTGGCATGCCGTATCCTGA
- a CDS encoding nuclear transport factor 2 family protein, which translates to MSAALSHRRLLTSVMFASATHIALLSMPACADENQGTKPIQDPITGKENLGDLSEPQQALAQFYRAFNTRDLKMIDDNFAHSEEVAIDNPLGGIRRGMNVPHKMYEGIFKSPADVHVEFWDYTIHRAGDVFWAVGRERGTYHDGDAVKNLNIRTTRVYQLTNGRWRQMHHHGSIEDAGLLGDYQNAVRSASSRTQ; encoded by the coding sequence ATGTCGGCCGCGCTGTCCCATAGGAGGTTACTCACATCAGTCATGTTCGCTTCGGCAACCCATATCGCGTTGCTCTCAATGCCGGCTTGTGCCGATGAGAATCAAGGCACGAAGCCGATCCAAGATCCGATCACGGGTAAGGAGAATCTCGGAGATTTGAGCGAGCCTCAGCAGGCGTTGGCCCAATTCTACCGCGCCTTCAATACTCGCGATCTGAAGATGATCGACGACAACTTTGCCCATTCTGAAGAGGTCGCTATTGACAATCCTCTCGGAGGAATTCGGCGGGGGATGAATGTGCCGCACAAAATGTACGAAGGGATATTCAAGAGCCCGGCGGACGTTCACGTCGAATTTTGGGACTACACAATCCATCGCGCCGGCGATGTATTCTGGGCTGTAGGGCGTGAGCGCGGCACGTACCATGATGGCGATGCCGTCAAGAATCTCAACATTCGCACGACCCGCGTTTATCAATTGACCAATGGTCGCTGGCGGCAGATGCACCATCACGGCTCAATTGAAGATGCTGGGCTTCTTGGCGACTATCAGAACGCCGTGCGTTCGGCCTCGTCCAGAACGCAGTAG
- a CDS encoding NAD(P)/FAD-dependent oxidoreductase codes for MTGEAKTHYEVIVVGAGVAGIYQIKRLADLGIDATVLEAAPDLGGTWYWNRYPGCRFDSESYTYGFSFSRELLDEWHWKERFSGQPENLRYLNYVADKFDLRRHMQFNCKVEAMQFDAARDLWQLKLSDGRTLTCRFVVLGIGLLSAPTMPRVPGTSDFKGRSFHTYYWPHEPVDLKAKKVAVIGTGATGIQVIGEIADKVGELTVFQRRPNWSAPLNNSAISEAEMADIRARYDEIFAACALTPGSFVHGPDKRGFYEVSREERLALWDRLYDEPGFGIWLANFREIFMDEAANAELSEYIAGRIRGRVNDPKVAEKLIPRDHGFGVQRLPLETRYFEAYNRDNVHLVDLSETPLVRVTASGLRTTARDYEFDIIVYATGFDAITGAYDLIDIEGIGGAKLSDKWKQAPSTFLGMLVHGFPNLLMPTGPQSASASTNFPRGIENGVNWCTNLLQYMWDRGLTRADATEEAQQRWTAHVAKMYEIMLMRKAKSWFTGYNSNVPGHEEGTVRYFVYNGGTPKFLGIINGVAAEGYREIQFGVRTRGDVQVATVGASAP; via the coding sequence ATGACGGGAGAGGCGAAGACCCATTACGAGGTGATCGTGGTCGGCGCCGGCGTCGCCGGCATCTACCAGATCAAGCGGCTCGCCGACCTCGGCATCGACGCCACCGTGCTCGAAGCCGCGCCCGATCTCGGCGGCACCTGGTACTGGAACCGTTATCCGGGCTGCCGCTTCGATTCCGAGAGCTACACCTACGGCTTCTCATTCTCGCGCGAGCTGCTCGACGAGTGGCACTGGAAGGAGCGGTTCTCCGGCCAGCCCGAGAATCTGCGCTACCTCAACTACGTCGCCGACAAGTTCGACCTGCGCAGGCACATGCAGTTCAACTGCAAGGTCGAGGCCATGCAATTCGACGCGGCGCGCGATCTCTGGCAGCTAAAGCTCAGCGACGGCCGCACGCTCACCTGCCGTTTCGTCGTGCTGGGGATAGGCCTGCTCTCGGCGCCGACCATGCCGCGCGTGCCCGGCACGTCCGACTTCAAGGGCCGCTCGTTCCACACCTACTATTGGCCGCACGAGCCGGTCGATCTCAAGGCTAAGAAGGTCGCCGTGATCGGCACCGGCGCGACCGGCATCCAGGTGATCGGCGAGATCGCCGACAAGGTCGGTGAGCTCACGGTGTTTCAGCGCCGGCCGAACTGGAGCGCGCCCCTCAACAACAGCGCGATCTCGGAAGCTGAAATGGCCGACATCCGCGCACGCTACGACGAGATCTTCGCCGCCTGCGCGCTGACGCCGGGCAGCTTCGTGCACGGCCCCGACAAGCGCGGCTTCTACGAGGTGAGCCGCGAGGAGCGGCTGGCGCTGTGGGACAGGCTCTACGACGAGCCCGGCTTCGGCATCTGGCTCGCGAACTTCCGCGAGATTTTCATGGATGAAGCCGCCAACGCCGAGCTGTCGGAATACATCGCAGGTCGCATCCGCGGCCGCGTCAACGATCCCAAGGTCGCCGAGAAGCTGATCCCCAGAGATCACGGCTTCGGCGTGCAGCGCCTGCCGCTGGAGACCCGGTATTTTGAGGCCTACAATCGCGACAATGTGCATCTCGTCGACCTCAGCGAGACGCCGCTGGTGCGCGTCACCGCATCAGGCCTGCGCACGACGGCGCGCGACTACGAGTTCGACATCATCGTCTATGCCACCGGCTTCGATGCCATCACCGGCGCCTATGATTTGATCGACATCGAAGGCATCGGCGGCGCGAAGCTATCAGACAAATGGAAGCAGGCGCCGTCGACCTTCCTCGGCATGCTCGTCCATGGCTTTCCGAACCTGCTGATGCCGACCGGCCCGCAAAGCGCCTCCGCGTCCACGAACTTCCCGCGCGGCATCGAGAACGGCGTCAATTGGTGCACCAACCTGCTGCAATACATGTGGGACCGCGGCCTGACCCGCGCCGACGCCACGGAAGAAGCACAGCAGCGCTGGACCGCGCATGTCGCCAAAATGTACGAGATCATGCTGATGCGCAAAGCCAAGTCGTGGTTCACCGGCTACAACTCCAACGTCCCCGGCCACGAGGAGGGGACGGTGCGGTACTTCGTCTACAACGGCGGCACGCCGAAGTTTCTGGGAATCATCAACGGCGTGGCGGCGGAGGGGTATCGGGAGATTCAGTTTGGAGTGAGGACGCGTGGTGACGTGCAGGTGGCAACTGTTGGCGCGTCGGCGCCGTAG